In Spirosoma aureum, a single genomic region encodes these proteins:
- a CDS encoding DUF4926 domain-containing protein has translation MDSPALLDVVVLLIDIPAEKLRKGSLGTIVETFDNGNFLVEFANLNGVTYAMPVLSATQLMKVYQEPIAA, from the coding sequence ATGGATTCGCCCGCTTTATTAGATGTCGTTGTATTGCTCATTGATATTCCGGCCGAAAAACTGCGAAAAGGCAGTTTGGGAACGATCGTTGAGACGTTTGACAATGGCAATTTTCTTGTTGAATTTGCTAACCTAAACGGTGTTACCTACGCTATGCCTGTTTTGTCAGCCACTCAGCTAATGAAAGTATACCAGGAGCCTATTGCTGCATAA
- a CDS encoding replication-associated recombination protein A, translating into MNMDSTPLPERVRPRTIDEVIGQRKLIGPSGALRRAVDAGRLPSMILWGPPGVGKTTLALLLAEAVKRPFIALSAINSGVKEIRDVLSRPSGMFPPVVFIDEIHRFNKSQQDALLGAVEKGQITLIGATTENPSFEVNSALLSRCQVYILEALSRDELIQVVDRAIEQDAFLKSKQITVESYDALLRLSGGDGRKLLNLLELVASAHISADPLVITDEGVTTVAQQNIARYDKSGEQHYDIISAFIKSLRGSDPNAALYWMARMIIAGEDPIFIARRMLILASEDIGNANPTAMIMASEAVQAIRAIGMPEGRIILSQVAVYLATSPKSNASYVAIDDAIALAEQTAHLPVPLHLRNAPTKLMKQIGYGKDYQYSHNHEGNFAQQNFLPDDLKGHKLYEPGQNAREAEIRRSLQKWWGEWYGY; encoded by the coding sequence ATGAATATGGACTCAACGCCACTGCCCGAGCGGGTTCGCCCCCGCACCATCGACGAAGTTATTGGTCAACGTAAGCTCATAGGCCCATCAGGCGCCCTGCGTCGGGCGGTCGATGCCGGACGGTTGCCATCCATGATCTTATGGGGCCCGCCTGGCGTCGGGAAAACGACCCTGGCCCTATTACTGGCCGAAGCCGTTAAACGACCATTTATCGCCCTGAGCGCCATCAATTCGGGCGTTAAGGAAATCCGGGATGTGCTGAGCCGCCCGTCGGGGATGTTTCCACCAGTAGTCTTTATCGACGAGATTCACCGGTTCAACAAAAGTCAGCAGGACGCTTTGCTGGGAGCCGTTGAGAAAGGCCAGATTACACTCATTGGAGCAACTACCGAAAACCCTTCATTTGAAGTTAACAGTGCTTTATTGTCGCGCTGCCAGGTTTACATTCTGGAAGCCCTTAGCCGCGACGAATTGATTCAGGTCGTGGATCGGGCTATTGAGCAGGATGCATTCTTGAAATCGAAACAGATTACGGTCGAATCCTACGACGCTTTACTCCGTCTGTCGGGTGGCGATGGGCGTAAACTGCTGAACCTTCTGGAATTGGTTGCTTCAGCCCACATTTCAGCCGATCCGCTGGTTATTACTGACGAAGGCGTAACAACTGTTGCCCAGCAGAACATTGCCCGGTATGATAAATCAGGCGAGCAGCATTACGACATCATTTCAGCTTTTATCAAGTCGTTGCGTGGTTCAGATCCCAATGCGGCTCTTTACTGGATGGCCCGGATGATTATAGCCGGAGAAGATCCGATTTTCATTGCCCGGCGCATGCTGATTCTGGCATCGGAAGATATTGGAAACGCGAACCCTACGGCCATGATAATGGCCTCGGAAGCCGTACAGGCGATTCGGGCGATAGGAATGCCCGAAGGCCGGATTATTCTGTCGCAGGTAGCCGTGTATCTGGCGACCTCGCCCAAAAGCAATGCTAGCTATGTAGCGATTGACGACGCCATTGCCCTGGCCGAACAGACCGCCCATCTGCCCGTGCCTCTACACCTGCGCAATGCACCCACAAAACTGATGAAGCAAATCGGTTATGGCAAAGATTATCAGTATTCACACAATCATGAAGGCAATTTTGCCCAGCAGAACTTTTTGCCTGATGATTTGAAAGGTCATAAACTCTACGAACCCGGCCAGAATGCCCGCGAGGCCGAAATCCGCCGGAGTTTACAGAAGTGGTGGGGGGAGTGGTATGGCTATTGA
- the ade gene encoding adenine deaminase, which translates to MPTANILNLFDQTIFYGALTVDNGRIARIERLGPEQTGEPYILPGFVDAHVHVESSLLTPPQFARLAVVHGTVATVSDPHEIGNVLGVAGVEYMLREAMRVPFKFMFGAPSCVPATTFETAGATISVRDVRYLLGLKEIGYLAEMMNFPGVLHEDPDVMSKIALANAFNKPIDGHAPGLMGDEAQRYINAGISTDHECFTYEEGLDKAQRGMCILIREGSAARNFEALIPLLAEFPEQIMFCSDDKHPDTLAEGHINQLVLRALAKGHSLWNVLRAACLNPVLHYRLPVGLLREGDPADYLIVDNLQNFQIKQTVINGEVVAQNGTSMLPDLRSEHVNQFNCEHKTVDEFTVHADSESALIRVIEALDGQLITNELHLEPRIEHTKIVADRERDILKLVVVNRYTNVPPAIAFIKNVGLKHGAIASSVGHDSHNITAVGCDDESICRAINLVIDAKGGLSAVSGSHLHEHDAEIMSRREFLHITTTPETQLLPLPVAGLMTDVDGYNVATQYAALDQFAKQTLGSTLKAPFMTLSFMALLVIPSLKLSDKGLFDGKTFSFTPLQIVK; encoded by the coding sequence ATGCCCACGGCCAACATTCTGAATCTCTTCGATCAAACGATCTTTTACGGCGCTCTCACCGTCGACAATGGTCGTATTGCCCGTATCGAACGACTCGGCCCCGAGCAGACTGGCGAACCATATATATTACCGGGTTTCGTCGATGCCCATGTTCACGTCGAAAGCTCACTGCTCACCCCTCCCCAGTTTGCGCGGCTGGCCGTGGTTCATGGGACAGTCGCAACCGTATCAGACCCGCACGAGATCGGAAACGTATTAGGCGTTGCTGGTGTCGAATACATGCTTCGCGAAGCCATGAGAGTACCCTTTAAGTTTATGTTCGGTGCTCCGTCCTGCGTTCCGGCTACTACTTTCGAAACGGCCGGGGCAACCATCAGCGTTCGCGATGTTCGATACCTGCTTGGTCTTAAAGAGATTGGTTATCTGGCCGAGATGATGAATTTTCCGGGTGTTCTGCACGAAGATCCGGATGTTATGAGCAAGATTGCACTCGCCAATGCCTTTAACAAACCCATCGACGGCCACGCCCCCGGTCTGATGGGCGATGAAGCGCAACGCTACATCAACGCGGGTATCAGTACCGATCACGAATGTTTTACCTACGAAGAAGGGCTCGACAAAGCTCAGCGTGGTATGTGTATCCTGATTCGTGAAGGAAGTGCGGCCCGAAACTTCGAGGCACTCATTCCACTACTGGCTGAATTCCCGGAGCAGATTATGTTCTGTTCCGACGATAAACACCCGGACACCCTCGCGGAAGGGCACATTAATCAGCTGGTTTTGCGGGCGTTAGCCAAAGGACACTCGCTCTGGAATGTCCTTCGGGCCGCCTGTCTGAATCCGGTTCTGCATTACCGCTTACCCGTTGGCCTCCTGCGCGAAGGCGACCCCGCCGATTATCTTATTGTTGATAATCTGCAAAACTTCCAGATAAAGCAAACCGTCATCAATGGCGAGGTTGTTGCCCAGAATGGTACGTCTATGCTTCCTGATTTACGGAGCGAACACGTCAATCAATTCAACTGCGAGCACAAAACGGTAGATGAGTTTACTGTTCACGCCGATTCGGAATCAGCCCTGATTCGCGTTATCGAAGCTCTTGATGGCCAGCTCATCACCAATGAACTCCATCTTGAACCCAGAATAGAGCATACGAAGATCGTAGCCGATCGGGAGCGCGATATACTCAAACTGGTTGTTGTCAATCGGTACACGAATGTTCCGCCAGCCATTGCCTTCATTAAAAACGTTGGGCTAAAACATGGAGCCATTGCATCGTCGGTGGGGCATGATTCGCATAACATCACAGCCGTAGGCTGCGATGACGAGTCTATCTGCCGGGCCATTAACCTGGTTATCGACGCCAAAGGCGGCCTATCAGCCGTATCAGGATCACATCTGCACGAGCACGATGCAGAAATAATGAGCCGACGTGAATTTTTGCATATCACAACAACACCCGAAACACAGCTGCTTCCATTGCCCGTTGCCGGACTCATGACCGACGTAGATGGTTATAACGTAGCCACACAATATGCCGCTCTGGATCAGTTCGCCAAACAAACATTAGGCAGTACATTAAAAGCTCCATTTATGACATTGTCGTTCATGGCCTTATTGGTGATTCCATCGCTGAAGTTAAGTGACAAGGGGTTGTTCGATGGTAAAACGTTCTCTTTCACCCCTCTTCAAATTGTTAAATAA
- a CDS encoding DUF6883 domain-containing protein, with the protein MLLPFAEKAYIDNQKLVDYCLSETHNTGKHKARVFKSVLGLTATDYFLLKETILTEILLNEVQAAGPNQQGDLYTVDFTMTHQGRTATIRTAWIIIFNESFPRLVSCYIND; encoded by the coding sequence ATGCTCCTACCTTTTGCCGAAAAGGCCTATATTGACAATCAGAAATTAGTTGATTACTGCTTATCTGAGACCCATAATACTGGAAAACATAAGGCCCGCGTTTTTAAATCAGTTCTAGGACTTACTGCAACCGATTACTTCTTACTTAAGGAGACGATTTTAACGGAAATACTGTTGAACGAGGTGCAAGCGGCTGGCCCAAATCAACAAGGTGATTTATATACGGTAGACTTTACAATGACTCACCAGGGGCGAACAGCAACAATTAGAACAGCATGGATTATTATATTTAATGAATCGTTTCCCCGATTAGTCAGTTGTTATATAAACGATTAG
- the argC gene encoding N-acetyl-gamma-glutamyl-phosphate reductase: protein MELNVGIIGGAGYTGGELLRILINHPFVNVAFVHSKSQAGKPVWVTHTDLLGDTDLTFSGEEPAVLLAQDGLDAVFLCSGHGASATFMAENEISDDITVIDLSTDFRDEHDDFVYGLPELQRERIQEATRVANPGCFATSIQLALLPLAKANLLLNDIQVSAITGSTGAGQALVPTTGFTWRNNNISIYKAFTHQHLTEIRQSLTTLDPAFNHAINFIPYRGDFTRGIMANVYTPFAGTMDEAKALYKTYYANHPFTHVSDSPVDVKQVVNTNKCFLHLELHDGQLLITSVIDNLTKGAAGQAVQNLNLVFGLPEDTGLRLKSVAF, encoded by the coding sequence ATGGAACTGAATGTTGGTATCATTGGTGGAGCTGGCTACACGGGTGGCGAATTGCTTCGAATTCTAATTAATCACCCATTTGTTAACGTAGCTTTTGTGCATAGCAAAAGCCAGGCGGGAAAACCCGTTTGGGTAACGCACACCGATCTGCTGGGTGATACAGACCTGACGTTTTCGGGAGAAGAACCTGCGGTTCTGTTGGCTCAGGACGGGCTGGACGCTGTTTTTCTATGCTCAGGGCATGGCGCATCCGCTACGTTCATGGCCGAAAATGAAATTTCAGACGACATTACCGTAATCGATCTTAGCACCGATTTTCGCGATGAGCACGATGATTTCGTTTATGGCTTGCCCGAACTTCAGCGCGAACGGATTCAGGAAGCTACACGTGTTGCTAATCCAGGTTGTTTCGCAACCAGTATACAACTGGCCCTGCTGCCATTGGCCAAAGCGAATCTTTTGCTGAATGATATTCAGGTTAGTGCCATTACGGGCAGCACCGGTGCAGGGCAGGCTCTCGTACCTACCACGGGCTTTACGTGGCGCAATAATAACATCTCGATTTATAAGGCATTTACGCATCAGCACCTGACCGAAATCCGTCAGAGTTTAACAACACTCGACCCGGCTTTTAACCACGCGATCAATTTCATACCCTACCGGGGCGACTTTACACGCGGAATCATGGCCAATGTCTATACACCGTTTGCGGGTACGATGGATGAAGCTAAAGCGTTGTATAAGACTTACTATGCCAATCACCCATTCACACACGTAAGCGATTCGCCGGTCGATGTAAAGCAGGTGGTGAATACGAATAAATGCTTTCTGCATCTCGAACTCCACGACGGGCAATTATTGATCACAAGTGTCATTGATAACCTGACCAAAGGGGCGGCTGGTCAGGCTGTTCAGAATCTGAACCTGGTTTTTGGCTTACCCGAAGACACGGGGCTACGATTGAAATCCGTAGCGTTTTAG
- a CDS encoding YybH family protein: protein MQSTIKQFFILTLLSLVTLPAFSQQATDRRAILLALKQQTNDWNAGRIDRFMSAYWPSDSLTFVSQTGITYGYTATLANYKKRYPDRDSMGTLKFDILQMDFPAPNVAYVIGRWHLNRPKIGDKGGHFTLLWRKIKKRWIIVSDHTS from the coding sequence ATGCAGTCAACGATAAAGCAATTCTTCATTCTTACCTTACTCAGTTTAGTCACGTTACCCGCTTTCAGTCAACAGGCTACCGACCGGAGAGCGATTCTACTGGCGCTTAAGCAACAGACCAATGACTGGAATGCCGGACGCATTGATCGGTTTATGAGCGCCTACTGGCCTTCTGACTCGCTTACTTTTGTCAGCCAAACAGGCATCACTTATGGCTATACGGCTACGCTGGCCAATTATAAAAAACGTTATCCTGACCGGGACTCAATGGGAACACTTAAGTTCGACATCCTGCAAATGGATTTTCCGGCCCCCAACGTTGCTTACGTCATTGGCCGCTGGCACCTAAACCGGCCTAAGATCGGCGACAAGGGCGGTCATTTTACATTACTATGGCGTAAAATCAAAAAACGCTGGATTATAGTCAGCGATCATACGAGCTAA
- a CDS encoding RNA polymerase sigma factor translates to MPRSRTQTGPDDETLWNQFRSGDETAFARLYQNYVQTLYHYCAHFATDRALIKDCIHDLFVELWKHRTTIGPTTSVRFYLMASIKRKLVRHLTAEQKLVSQDEISNGRRVGDTLPGADPSHENLLIAFEEDSYMNDCLHQALEKLPRRQREAVHLRYFQNMSNEEISSLMQINIQSVYNLIFGAMSNLKRYITPENVSL, encoded by the coding sequence ATGCCTCGTTCCCGTACGCAAACCGGACCTGACGACGAAACTCTTTGGAACCAGTTTCGCAGTGGCGATGAAACTGCATTCGCCCGCCTGTATCAAAACTATGTTCAAACGCTCTACCATTATTGCGCCCATTTTGCAACTGACCGAGCGTTGATCAAAGATTGCATCCATGATCTGTTTGTTGAACTCTGGAAACACCGAACAACCATCGGTCCAACAACATCAGTGAGGTTTTATCTGATGGCCTCCATTAAACGTAAATTAGTTCGTCACTTAACCGCAGAACAGAAACTAGTAAGCCAGGATGAAATAAGTAACGGTCGGCGAGTGGGTGATACCCTTCCCGGCGCAGACCCTTCTCACGAAAACCTGCTAATTGCCTTTGAAGAAGACTCTTACATGAATGACTGCCTGCATCAGGCGCTTGAAAAACTCCCCCGCCGTCAGCGTGAAGCCGTTCATCTTCGCTATTTTCAGAACATGAGTAACGAAGAAATTTCAAGCCTGATGCAAATCAATATCCAGTCTGTTTACAATCTGATTTTTGGCGCCATGAGCAATCTAAAGCGTTATATCACACCCGAAAACGTATCCCTATAA
- a CDS encoding argininosuccinate synthase has protein sequence MSQKKVVLAFSGGLDTSFCVKYLSEDRDMEVHSVLVDTGGFSDAEIKAIEERAYSLGVKSHATISKTDDYYQQCLKFLVFGNVLKNNTYPLSVSAERIFQAIAAAEYAREISATAIAHGSTGAGNDQVRFDMAFRIIIPDAEIITPIRDLRLSREAEIEYLKAKGVVQEWHKAAYSINKGLWGTSVGGKETLTSDQFLPESAWPTQVSKTEPETITLTFQHGEIKAIAGSTIGDETFANPVDAIRKLTELAGPFGIGRDIHVGDTIIGIKGRVGFEAPAPLILIKAHHTLEKHVLGKWQMYWKEQLANWYGTMLHEGQFMDPVMRNIETFLSDTQGHVSGKVHVQLAPYRFQVLGIESDYDLMSSVFGSYGEMNNAWTGDDVRGFSKVASNQVMIYEKIREHNS, from the coding sequence ATGTCTCAGAAAAAAGTAGTTCTTGCCTTCAGCGGAGGCCTCGATACCTCCTTTTGCGTTAAATATTTGTCCGAAGACCGGGACATGGAAGTTCATTCCGTACTGGTCGATACGGGCGGCTTTTCGGATGCCGAAATCAAGGCTATCGAAGAGCGTGCCTACTCATTAGGTGTAAAATCTCACGCGACTATATCAAAAACAGATGACTACTATCAGCAATGTCTGAAGTTTCTGGTATTTGGTAACGTGCTGAAAAACAATACCTACCCGCTAAGCGTAAGTGCCGAACGGATTTTCCAGGCTATAGCAGCAGCTGAGTACGCTCGGGAAATTAGTGCAACCGCCATTGCTCATGGTTCGACCGGAGCAGGTAATGATCAGGTGCGCTTCGATATGGCATTCCGGATCATAATTCCCGATGCCGAAATCATCACGCCCATCCGCGACCTGCGCTTATCACGCGAAGCCGAAATTGAGTACCTGAAAGCAAAAGGTGTTGTTCAGGAATGGCATAAAGCAGCTTATTCGATCAACAAAGGATTGTGGGGTACATCGGTTGGCGGCAAAGAAACGCTTACATCGGATCAATTCCTGCCCGAATCAGCCTGGCCTACACAGGTTTCAAAAACGGAGCCCGAAACCATTACGCTGACCTTTCAGCATGGTGAAATCAAGGCAATCGCCGGGTCGACGATCGGCGACGAAACGTTTGCCAATCCCGTCGATGCGATCCGTAAACTGACGGAGCTGGCAGGGCCTTTTGGCATTGGCCGCGATATTCACGTTGGCGACACCATCATTGGTATCAAAGGTCGTGTTGGTTTCGAAGCACCGGCTCCATTGATTTTAATCAAAGCGCACCACACGCTCGAAAAACACGTACTGGGTAAATGGCAGATGTACTGGAAAGAGCAACTGGCCAACTGGTATGGCACGATGCTTCATGAGGGGCAGTTTATGGACCCCGTTATGCGGAACATTGAAACCTTCCTGAGCGATACTCAGGGCCACGTATCAGGTAAAGTCCATGTGCAGCTGGCACCTTACCGTTTCCAGGTACTGGGTATCGAATCAGATTATGACCTCATGTCGTCGGTTTTCGGTAGTTACGGTGAAATGAATAACGCCTGGACGGGCGACGACGTGCGGGGCTTCTCGAAAGTAGCTTCGAATCAGGTCATGATTTACGAGAAAATCCGTGAACATAATTCTTGA
- a CDS encoding glycosyltransferase family 4 protein — protein MNIILDASPLGIGFYHRQARTGISRVVEQLVAGLQQADGVNLLLAAPTHLAETMRYAQTAFGNRVPSFANASGEQSLARFENSLLEPFSPDSKPSKAIREIAYRTRRTFGRDVSRFSVDKLPAQSVYHATFFPVPEVLRKNQRIPVVQSVYDMIPILHPEWFTSGEQTVKQVLATLPADAWVTTISQATKDDFCEHTGFDSKRVVPILLAASPALFYPAVDEDRKRAVRQKLGIGDEPYLLSLATLEPRKNIAHLIRCFGQLVDGGELPADVRLVLVGTKGWKFDEIMAEASKNPALASRLIFTGFVQDEELAPLYGGATAFVYPSLYEGFGLPPLEAMQCGLPVITSDIPAITEVVGDAAIRVSPTDTDALCQAITSVVKSPSIQAELRAKGLKQATLFSWDKFTAEHVVLYKRILG, from the coding sequence GTGAACATAATTCTTGACGCCAGCCCGCTGGGTATTGGGTTTTATCACCGGCAGGCTCGAACCGGCATCAGCCGCGTTGTTGAACAGTTAGTCGCTGGGCTGCAACAGGCTGATGGCGTTAACCTGCTGTTGGCTGCACCGACACATCTGGCCGAAACGATGCGCTATGCGCAAACGGCGTTTGGAAACCGGGTTCCGTCGTTTGCAAATGCCTCTGGCGAGCAGTCGCTGGCACGGTTTGAAAACAGCCTGCTGGAACCTTTCTCTCCCGATAGTAAACCGTCTAAAGCCATTCGGGAAATTGCTTATCGGACACGTCGCACCTTTGGGCGGGACGTGTCGCGTTTTTCCGTTGATAAGTTGCCCGCTCAATCCGTATACCACGCTACTTTTTTCCCGGTTCCCGAAGTTCTGCGCAAAAATCAGCGTATACCAGTCGTACAGAGCGTCTATGACATGATTCCGATTTTGCACCCGGAGTGGTTTACTTCCGGCGAACAAACCGTGAAGCAGGTGCTGGCGACGCTTCCGGCCGATGCCTGGGTAACGACCATTTCGCAGGCAACAAAAGACGACTTCTGCGAGCATACGGGTTTCGATTCTAAGCGAGTCGTTCCGATTTTGCTGGCGGCTTCACCAGCGCTGTTTTATCCCGCTGTTGACGAAGATCGCAAACGGGCTGTGCGGCAAAAGTTAGGCATTGGCGATGAACCCTATTTGCTGAGCCTGGCAACGCTGGAGCCGCGCAAGAATATTGCCCATCTCATTCGATGTTTTGGTCAACTGGTCGATGGAGGAGAGCTGCCCGCTGATGTACGACTGGTATTGGTCGGTACCAAAGGCTGGAAGTTTGATGAGATTATGGCAGAAGCCAGTAAAAACCCAGCGTTAGCATCCCGGCTGATCTTTACGGGTTTTGTACAGGACGAAGAGCTGGCCCCCCTCTATGGAGGAGCAACGGCATTCGTTTATCCTTCTTTATACGAAGGCTTTGGCCTGCCACCGTTAGAAGCTATGCAATGCGGCTTGCCGGTCATTACGTCCGATATACCGGCCATTACGGAAGTTGTCGGCGATGCCGCTATTCGCGTTTCGCCAACCGATACCGATGCGCTTTGCCAGGCTATAACTTCAGTGGTAAAGTCGCCGTCGATCCAGGCAGAGTTGAGGGCAAAAGGGTTAAAACAGGCAACCTTGTTTTCATGGGACAAATTCACCGCAGAACACGTTGTCTTATACAAACGTATTCTTGGCTAA
- a CDS encoding diacylglycerol/lipid kinase family protein, protein MATLSSVLAIINPLSGTTTAEQKALLRDAFLRKAKALGYAPEVAMTAHAGHATELAADAVLRGFSRVLAIGGDGTINETAQALRRSATALGIVPIGSGNGLARHLGVPLNPMKAVERALHGRPVVIDSAEINEHPFFCTAGLGFEAHVAHAFAQQAVRGLPTYMRTAFRAFWAYKPTRFLLDGQEKELFSLTFANAGQFGNNAWMAPKANIADGRLEQCEIRPFPAQATGILTWRLFNKTIDQSAYWRGRSITKAIVQAEGPLLIHADGEPLTLPDGKAEVRIVPGSLLVLL, encoded by the coding sequence GTGGCCACTTTATCGTCCGTTCTGGCCATCATAAACCCGCTGTCGGGCACAACGACTGCCGAGCAGAAAGCCTTATTGCGTGATGCCTTTCTGCGTAAGGCCAAGGCACTCGGTTATGCTCCCGAAGTTGCCATGACCGCCCATGCTGGTCATGCAACGGAATTGGCAGCCGACGCCGTTCTGCGGGGTTTTAGCCGGGTATTAGCCATTGGCGGAGATGGTACAATTAATGAAACGGCGCAGGCATTACGTCGATCAGCCACCGCGCTTGGTATTGTGCCGATCGGGTCGGGAAATGGACTGGCTCGACATCTGGGCGTTCCACTCAATCCGATGAAAGCCGTTGAGCGAGCCTTGCACGGCAGACCCGTAGTGATTGATAGTGCCGAAATCAACGAGCATCCATTTTTCTGTACCGCCGGATTGGGCTTCGAGGCTCATGTTGCCCATGCGTTTGCACAGCAGGCCGTTCGTGGTCTGCCTACCTATATGCGAACCGCATTTCGGGCATTCTGGGCTTATAAACCGACACGATTTTTACTCGATGGTCAGGAAAAAGAACTGTTTTCGCTTACGTTTGCCAATGCCGGTCAGTTTGGTAACAATGCCTGGATGGCACCCAAAGCCAATATTGCCGATGGGCGGCTGGAACAATGTGAAATACGGCCTTTCCCGGCACAGGCTACCGGTATTTTAACCTGGCGACTTTTTAATAAAACAATCGATCAATCAGCCTATTGGCGCGGCCGATCCATTACGAAAGCTATTGTTCAGGCCGAAGGGCCGTTGCTTATTCATGCCGATGGCGAACCGTTGACATTGCCCGACGGGAAGGCCGAGGTTCGAATAGTACCCGGGAGTTTATTGGTGCTGTTATGA
- a CDS encoding beta-ketoacyl-ACP reductase has translation MRLQDKVAIITGGARGIGQGAVDLFCREGATVIIWDLLDEGEVTAQSMQNQGFRADFMKVSTTDVPGIEAAAREVFDRYGRIDILINNAGITRDKTLLKMSFAEWQQVIDVNLTGVFNCTKVIAPYMVEQQYGRIICTSSINGVHGAFGQTNYAAAKAGIIGMVRSWAKELGPKGITANAVAPGYIRTPMTEAMPEEVKKQAVSTIPVRRIGEPQDIAYAYLYLASDEASFVNGHVLAVNGGQAL, from the coding sequence ATGCGATTACAGGACAAAGTTGCTATTATCACGGGCGGGGCTCGGGGTATTGGCCAGGGAGCTGTTGACTTATTCTGCCGTGAAGGAGCCACCGTCATTATCTGGGACTTGCTCGACGAAGGCGAGGTAACAGCCCAATCGATGCAAAATCAGGGTTTTCGTGCTGATTTTATGAAAGTCAGCACGACCGATGTACCCGGTATTGAAGCGGCTGCCCGTGAGGTATTTGACCGATATGGCCGCATCGACATTCTAATCAATAATGCCGGTATTACGCGCGACAAAACCCTGCTCAAAATGTCATTTGCTGAATGGCAACAGGTTATTGATGTGAATCTGACGGGTGTATTCAATTGTACGAAAGTCATTGCGCCCTATATGGTCGAGCAGCAATATGGTCGGATCATCTGCACATCGTCTATAAACGGCGTTCACGGAGCTTTTGGCCAGACGAACTATGCGGCTGCCAAAGCCGGAATTATTGGTATGGTTCGGTCGTGGGCGAAAGAACTCGGCCCGAAAGGCATCACGGCCAATGCCGTTGCGCCGGGCTACATCCGAACACCGATGACAGAGGCCATGCCAGAAGAGGTTAAAAAACAGGCTGTGTCCACAATTCCTGTTCGGCGTATCGGTGAACCACAGGATATTGCCTATGCTTATTTGTATCTGGCATCAGACGAAGCTTCATTTGTGAATGGGCATGTTCTGGCCGTTAATGGTGGGCAAGCTCTGTAA